The proteins below are encoded in one region of Aeromonas veronii:
- the ilvN gene encoding acetolactate synthase small subunit: MRHIISVLLENESGALSRVVGLFSQRGYNIETLTVAPTEDPTLSRMTIVTMGDERVLEQIQKQLHKLVDVLKVCDLSEGEHIEREIALVKARAAGGGRDELKRLADIFRGQIVDVTPELYTVQLVGTSEKLDAFIKTAAQTNEIVEVVRSGVCGISRADKSLRP, translated from the coding sequence ATGAGACACATCATTTCAGTACTGCTGGAGAACGAATCCGGCGCCCTGAGCCGTGTGGTGGGTCTCTTCTCCCAGCGCGGCTACAACATCGAGACCCTGACGGTGGCCCCCACCGAGGATCCCACCCTGTCCCGCATGACCATCGTCACCATGGGGGACGAGCGGGTGCTGGAGCAGATCCAGAAGCAGTTGCACAAGCTGGTGGACGTGCTCAAGGTGTGCGATCTCAGTGAAGGGGAGCACATCGAGCGGGAGATCGCCCTGGTCAAGGCCCGCGCCGCCGGTGGTGGTCGTGACGAGCTGAAGCGGCTGGCGGACATCTTCCGTGGCCAGATCGTCGACGTCACCCCCGAGCTCTACACGGTGCAGCTCGTTGGCACCAGCGAGAAGCTGGATGCCTTCATCAAGACGGCGGCCCAGACCAACGAGATCGTCGAAGTGGTGCGCTCCGGCGTCTGCGGCATCTCCCGGGCGGACAAGTCCCTGCGTCCCTGA